A single region of the Lates calcarifer isolate ASB-BC8 linkage group LG3, TLL_Latcal_v3, whole genome shotgun sequence genome encodes:
- the cratb gene encoding carnitine O-acetyltransferase b produces MIFRKIQPGTCRAWLSRVSLRQEPCLFSSVPPQPVPPLAHTLQGYLRALEPLLPPEEIRHTRRMVQEFGRPGGLGARLQDGLERRARHTKNWITDWWVQWAYLESRQPLPVHSNPAISLPRRDYNDWRSQLVFASKLIAAVLDFKAKIKTGQLPVEYMRGKPLCMELYPLLFSSCRIPGPKHDYIAHYGRSRRSPTHITVVRNYQFFQLEVYNSDGSRMTESQIHSQLLRIRSQSWKTDKEPMGILTSEHRHTWGEAYNRLLRDKLNKESVRLIETGLFSLCLDSPVMRISDEKYASRKAAQILHGGGTFSNSGNRWFDKTLQFVVGEDGSWGLLYEQATAEGPPIATLLHHILEYCEKPDPKRAPLVPLPMPKKLYFHIDREIKRDIEHAKQNLDILINDLDVNVFNFKRFGKELPKKHNLSPNSFIQVALQLAYYRVHNEVCPSCDIASQRMFRGGRTEFIRSPTNQTLKFILAFDDPAVSREAKLQLFREAVDAYTALTDLAIKGHGIDRHLLGLKLQAIEEGLSIPKIFMDTAYGLATHWKLRTGQVPANTDSVMCFGPLVPDGYAICYNPQADHVHFSITAFNCCEETHAETLAHTLKDTLCQLQELLQPTV; encoded by the exons ATGATTTTCAGGAAAATTCAACCAGGAACTTGCAGGGCATGGCTGTCTCGG GTTTCGTTGAGGCAGGAGCCGTGTTTATTCTCCTCCGTTCCCCCCCAGCCGGTGCCCCCGCTGGCCCACACCTTGCAGGGATACCTGAGAGCCCTGGAGCCCCTGCTGCCCCCCGAGGAGATCAGGCACACCCGCAGGATGGTGCAGGAGTTCGGCAGGCCCGGTGGACTGGGTGCGCGGCTGCAGGATGGGCTGGAGAGGAGAGCTAGACACACCAAGAACTGG aTCACAGACTGGTGGGTGCAGTGGGCGTACTTGGAGAGCAGGCAGCCTCTGCCCGTGCACTCGAACCCGGCCATCTCTCTGCCCAGGAGAGATTATAACGACTGGAGGAGCCAGCTAGT GTTTGCCTCCAAACTGATCGCAGCAGTTCTGGACTTCAAAGCCAAAATAAAGAC CGGCCAGCTACCAGTCGAGTACATGCGAGGGAAGCCTCTGTGCATGGAGCTCTACCcgctcctcttctcctcctgtaGGATCCCCGGCCCCAAACACGACTACATCGCCCACTACGGCCGCTCCCGACGCTCGCCGACACACATCACGGTCGTCAGGAACTACCAG TTCTTCCAGCTGGAGGTTTACAACAGCGACGGCTCTCGGATGACGGAGAGTCAGATCCACAGTCAGCTGCTGAGGATCAGGTCTCAGTCCTGGAAGACTGACAAGGAGCCAATGGGCATCCTGACCAGCGAGCACCGCCACACCTGGGGAGAGGCCTACAACCGCCTGCTGAGAG ATAAACTAAACAAGGAATCAGTGCGGCTGATAGAGACAGGACTTTTCTCCTTGTGTCTGGATTCTCCAGTGATGAGGATATCAGATGAgaa GTACGCGAGCCGTAAAGCAGCTCAGATCCTGCATGGAGGCGGGACGTTCTCCAACAGCGGCAACCGCTGGTTTGACAAAACGCTGCAG TTTGTGGTGGGTGAGGACGGATCCTGGGGTCTTCTGTACGAACAAGCCACAGCTGAGGGTCCGCCCATAGCTACACTGCTGCATCATATCTTGGAGTACTG TGAGAAACCAGATCCAAAGAGAGCGCCGCTGGTCCCTCTGCCGATGCCCAAGAAGCTTTACTTTCACATAGACCGAGAAATCAAGAGAGACATCGAGCATGCCAAGCAGAACCTCGACAT ATTGATCAACGACCTCGACGTCAACGTGTTCAACTTCAAGAGGTTTGGAAAAGAGCTTCCCAAGAAACACAACCTGAGTCCAAACTCCTTCATCCAGGTCGCCCTGCAGCTCGCCTACTACAG aGTTCATAATGAGGTCTGTCCGTCCTGTGACATCGCCTCACAGAGGATGTTTCGAGGAGGAAGGACAGAATTTATTCGCTCGCCAACAAATCAGACGCTCAAGTTCATACTGGCGTTTGACGATCCAGCTGTGTCG cGGGAAGCAAAACTCCAGCTGTTCAGAGAAGCTGTTGATGCGTACACAGCTCTGACTGATCTG gCCATTAAAGGACATGGCATCGACCGGCACCTGCTGGGGCTCAAGCTGCAGGCCATCGAGGAAGGACTGAGCATTCCCAAAATCTTCATGGACACGGCGTACGGGCTGGCGACGCACTGGAAACTCCGCACagggcag GTGCCCGCGAACACAGACAGTGTGATGTGTTTCGGGCCTCTCGTTCCCGATGGTTACGCCATTTGTTACAACCCCCAGGCCGACCACGTCCACTTCTCCATCACAGCCTTCAACTGCTGCGAGGAGACTCACGCAGAAACACTAGCCCACACTCTGAAGGACACCTTGTGTCAGCTACAGGAGCTACTGCAGCCTACTGTGTAG
- the ppt2b gene encoding lysosomal thioesterase PPT2 isoform X2: MKGSHSAMSSRSRRRSGGAVGLLYTLLGACLWAAVVGYKPVIIVHGLFDSSGDFKNLQRFINESHPGTNVTVIDLFDRSASLQPMWKQVEGFKAAIYPIMQNAADGVHFICYSQGGLVCRGILSTLSDHNVHSFISLSSPQAGQYGDTDYLKYLFPQFVKSNLYHLCYTSIGQRISICNYWNDPHHRDLYVNSSDYLALLNSERPNPNSTEWKKNFLKIKKLVLIGGPDDGVITPWQSSQFGFYDDNETVVEMQHQDRGQ; this comes from the exons ATGAAGGGCTCCCACTCTGCCATGTCCAGccggagcaggaggaggagcggcGGGGCGGTCGGGCTGCTGTACACGCTGCTCGGTGCGTGTCTCTGGGCTGCGGTGGTCGGGTACAAGCCGGTGATCATTGTGCACGGTTTGTTCGACAGCTCAGGGGATTTTAAAAACTTACAGCGGTTCATTAACGAG tctCATCCTGGAACAAATGTGACGGTCATCGACTTGTTCGACAGAAGTGCCAGCCTGCAGCCCATGTGGAAGCAGGTGGAGGGATTCAAGGCAGCTATTTACCCAATAATGCAAAACGCAGCAGACGGAGTTCACTTCATCTGCTACTCTCAAG gtgGACTGGTTTGCAGAGGAATCCTCTCTACTCTGTCCGACCACAACGTCCactccttcatctctctgtcctcGCCTCAGGCCGGGCAGTATGGAG acaCGGACTACTTAAAGTACCTCTTCCCTCAGTTTGTCAAGTCCAATCTATACCACCTCTGCTACACCTCAATAGGTCAAAGGATATCCATCTGCAACTACTGGAACG acCCCCACCACAGAGACCTGTACGTGAACAGCAGTGATTATTTGGCTCTGCTCAACAGTGAGAGACCCAATCCTAATTCAACAG AGTGGAAGAAAAACTTCCTCAAGATCAAGAAGTTGGTGTTGATTGGCGGACCAGACGATGGAGTCATCACTCCCTGGCAGTCGAG CCAGTTTGGATTTTATGACGACAATGAGACTGTTGTTGAGATGCAGCATCAAGAT AGAGGTCAGTAA
- the ppt2b gene encoding lysosomal thioesterase PPT2 isoform X1, producing MKGSHSAMSSRSRRRSGGAVGLLYTLLGACLWAAVVGYKPVIIVHGLFDSSGDFKNLQRFINESHPGTNVTVIDLFDRSASLQPMWKQVEGFKAAIYPIMQNAADGVHFICYSQGGLVCRGILSTLSDHNVHSFISLSSPQAGQYGDTDYLKYLFPQFVKSNLYHLCYTSIGQRISICNYWNDPHHRDLYVNSSDYLALLNSERPNPNSTEWKKNFLKIKKLVLIGGPDDGVITPWQSSQFGFYDDNETVVEMQHQDLYLRDVFGLKTLAARGDLILCSVPGVEHVWWHSNETVFHLCMEKWLV from the exons ATGAAGGGCTCCCACTCTGCCATGTCCAGccggagcaggaggaggagcggcGGGGCGGTCGGGCTGCTGTACACGCTGCTCGGTGCGTGTCTCTGGGCTGCGGTGGTCGGGTACAAGCCGGTGATCATTGTGCACGGTTTGTTCGACAGCTCAGGGGATTTTAAAAACTTACAGCGGTTCATTAACGAG tctCATCCTGGAACAAATGTGACGGTCATCGACTTGTTCGACAGAAGTGCCAGCCTGCAGCCCATGTGGAAGCAGGTGGAGGGATTCAAGGCAGCTATTTACCCAATAATGCAAAACGCAGCAGACGGAGTTCACTTCATCTGCTACTCTCAAG gtgGACTGGTTTGCAGAGGAATCCTCTCTACTCTGTCCGACCACAACGTCCactccttcatctctctgtcctcGCCTCAGGCCGGGCAGTATGGAG acaCGGACTACTTAAAGTACCTCTTCCCTCAGTTTGTCAAGTCCAATCTATACCACCTCTGCTACACCTCAATAGGTCAAAGGATATCCATCTGCAACTACTGGAACG acCCCCACCACAGAGACCTGTACGTGAACAGCAGTGATTATTTGGCTCTGCTCAACAGTGAGAGACCCAATCCTAATTCAACAG AGTGGAAGAAAAACTTCCTCAAGATCAAGAAGTTGGTGTTGATTGGCGGACCAGACGATGGAGTCATCACTCCCTGGCAGTCGAG CCAGTTTGGATTTTATGACGACAATGAGACTGTTGTTGAGATGCAGCATCAAGAT ttgTACTTGAGAGACGTTTTTGGTCTGAAGACGCTGGCAGCTCGCGGGGATCTGATCCTCTGCTCTGTTCCTGGCGTCGAACACGTCTGGTGGCACTCGAACGAGACTGTGTTCCACCTGTGTATGGAGAAGTGGCTGGTATAG